The stretch of DNA TCAACGCGGGCCAGGTGTCTGACACCTTCTACGAAGCCCACAAGAAGCACGGCCGCACCGAAAAGGTGGAAGACAAAGTCAAGCTGGTGGAAGAAGCCCGCATCGTTCTGCGCGAGCGGTTCAAGAATGCCGATGTGGGCATTACCGGGGCCAACTTCCTGGTCGCAGAAACCGGCCAGATCGTTCTTGTGACTAATGAAGGCAACGCGGACCTGACGGCGACCTTGCCGAAACGCCACATCGTTGTGACCGGCATTGAGAAGATCGTGCCGACCCTTGATGATCTGTCGGTGTTCCTGCGCATTCTCGCGCGCTCCGCCACGGGTCAGGACACGTCCAACTACGTGTCGCTCTATTCTGGTCCCCGTCGGGCCCGCGATGCTGACGGGCCGGAGCAATTCGACATCGTGCTGGTCGACAATGGCCGCACGGATATGCTCGGCACGCCGGTAGAGGAGATGCTTCGCTGTATCCGCTGCGGAGCCTGCCTCAATTCCTGCCCGGTCTTCTCAACCGTTGGCGGGCAGACCTATGGCTCGGTTTATTCCGGCCCCATGGGTGCGGTATGGACGCCAGCACTGGCCAGCGTCTCCAGCGCCGCCAAGCTGCCCAATGCCTCCAGCTTCTGCGGCAAATGCGAGGAAGTGTGCCCGGTACGCATTCCCCTTCCCTCCATGATGCGCCATTGGCGCGAAAAGGAGTTCGAGGCGCACCTCACGCCGTCGGGCCAACGCTGGGGCCTTGGCATGTGGGCGTGGCTGGGCAAACACCCCTCGCTCTACCGTGCCGCCACCAATCTTGCAGGCATAGGACTACGTCTGATCTCCAAAGGCCGAAGTGGCAAACGCCTTGCCACCTGGCTGCCGTTCATCGGACAGGGCTGGACTCAATCGCGTGACCTGGCCGTCCCCCAAGAACCCACATTCCTCAGTCAGTACAAGGAGGGCCGCCGCCGATGAGTGACGCAAGAAACGCGATCTTCGCCAAGATCAAGGCAGCTGACGCAAAACGCGGCAATGCGTCTCCCGCGGCAGCAAAGGCACGGCTGGAAACGCCCCCGCCCCAACTGGTGCCTGCCATGGGCAAGCCCGCAGCAGCGGACGCCCTCGACCTCTTCATCGCCAAAGCAATCGAACTTGGCTGCACTGTTGCGGACTGCCCCTCATTTGACGACGTTCCTGCAAAAGTCACGGCCTACCTGAATGAGCAGGACAGTCCGTTGCAGGTCATGCTGCCAATGGATGAAGATCTGTCGTCGCTCAACTGGCTGCAGGCTGGCCTCACCGTTTCTGCTGAGACCAGCAGACAAGCCCTTGACGGCAACACCTCCGTCACCCGTGCCATTGCAGGCGTGGCAGAGACAGGTGCCGTAGCTGTCACGTCGGGCGCCAAGTACCCGGTCAGTCTCGGTCTTCTCCCGGACCGCCACATATTTGTGCTCAAGGTGGATGAGATTACCGGCGGCTATGAGGATGTCTGGCGTCTGGCCAGAAATGCCAAAGACAATCAGGGAGTGGCGCGCGCTGTTAATCTCATCGGCGGGCCATCCCGCACAGGAGACATTGAGGCAACGCTCGTCATGGGTGCCCATGGCCCACGCACGGTGCATATCGTTCTGATCGGCCCGACCAGCTAGGCAGCGGCCTCGCCTGCCTCTCTCACCGTTCCAATCCGTTCTGTCACGGCCCAGACAATGTTTGGATCGCCAGTTTCTGCACGATGCACTCTGGTGACTTGCAGACCACAGCCGAGCAGCATTGCCAGCACCTCCTCAGAGTGCCTGAATGTGTAGACAGAGCCGGGAAAATTATCGCGAAACTCCGGGTCCTCACCTGCCCTGAAGCCAAGAATGAATGTGCCTCCGGGTCTCAGCACACGGGCGATCTCAGAAAAACAGGCCGCTGCATTCTCCCAAAAATAGATGGTATGGATGCTCAGCGCCTTGTCGAATGCCCCGTCGTCAAACGGAAGCATGTCCGCCGGTGCAAGTTCAAGCCGGACTTTGCCAGTGGCGATGGCCGGACCATTGAAGCCGCCTGCAACGCCAAGTCCCTCTGCGGAATGATCACAGCCGACCACAAGCCCTGCATCACTCTTCTCCACAATTGCGCTGAGATGTGCACCGTGCCCGCATCCGATATCAATGACGTGATCACCAGCATCAATCGTCAGTAGGCTTAGAGCCTCGACGTTCGCGTCTGCAGTCTCCCGCGCCATGATCCTGAAAATGAATCGCCCCAGCCAGCCTCGGGGGTTGCCCGCTTGCCGGGCAATGAACTTGGGACGCCGCATGGTTCGTTCTCCTGACAGGTTTCGATTGTCGGGAGATGGGAAATGTCAGGCGGTACAAAAGGAAAAGCCTGCCTGATTCAAAGGATCAGACAGGCTTTTCAAATTTCGACGATATGTAAATGCCTAGGCGGCGGCAGCCTCAGCCTGCTGTGCAGCGGCAAGATGATCCCGGAACACTTCGCGGTAGGTTTCTGGCTTGGCGACACCAAGCTGCTTGCGCACATTGTCGAGCGGTGCCGACAACAGACCTTCCCAGTCTTCACCGGCCCACCATGTGGCGCGGCGACCGTGACGGTAGCCTTCCCAGATGGCTTTCCAGATGCGCTTGTCACCGGATTCACGCACGCCACCGCGGGCACCGAAATAGATGATCATCGCGATGCCGATATTGCCAAGCTGCGCATAGGAGAATGCCAGCAGCGAAAGCTCACCAAGGCCGTCGCGGCCGTAACCGGTGGTGACATGCCAAAGGTCATGCATGTCGCGGGTCCGGTTGCTGTAGAGCTCCTGATCCGCTGTGTGGAAATAGCGACCACCCTCTTCGCTTGCGTCCGCCAGCCCATCAGCCGAAAGGTTCTCCCGTTCGACGAATGCAAGATACTCCCGACCAAGCGAACCCTCTGGCATCGCGCGCAGCGCATCGCGATCATTGAGTCGGTCAGCCAAGCTCTCACGGTTGGCAAGAACACGACGTCCAACGGATGTTTTACAGAAACGCTTGAACGTCTTTGCCCGTGACGGGCCACTCATGGCCTTGATGATCCGGAACACCTGCGCGGTGTCTTCCGGGTTCTGCATCAACTCACGAATGGCATGCATGGCAGCGCGCGGCTGATACCAGGCGCTATCTTTGATTTCTGGTGCTTCGCTCTTGGAAACGGTTTCCATGGCGGCTGCTCCTCCCGACAATTATGTAAGTAAGGTGGTGCTACTTACGGACGTCTGCAAGACTTTTGTTCACCACGGCCCAAAACCGGCCTAATTCAGCGATTCCTGGATGGCTGCGGAGGCCGCCAATTGGCGCTCCTTGATCTCCGGATCGACATTCTTGATTGCTTCGCTGTTCGCAACGGAGTCGAAATCATCCGCCATCCGCTCAAACCGGGCGCCAGCACTTTCCTTGAACTCGGGGTGGGTGAAGGCATAGAGGCGGTTTTCGAGAATGCATTCCACAACCCGCTCACCTACGGCTTCAGCCGGGATGCCGGCCGCCACCGCGTCGCCAGCCTGCGCAATCGCATCCTGATCAGGCTCACCCTCTTCGCCATACTTCGCGGAGCGCGTCCGCCGTGAATTGCCGATCTGCGTCGCCACAAATCCTGGGCACAGAACCGACACGCCGATGCCGAAAGGCTCAAGCTCCATAGACAGGTCTTCGGACATGCCAACGACGGCATATTTGGTCGCGGTGTACGGACCAAACCCCGGAATCGGAACAATGCCGGCCATGGAAGCCGTGTTCACCACATGACCGCCTTCGCCGTGTTCCTTGATCAACGGCACGAAGGCCTCGATGCCCCAGACAACACCCTTGAGATTCACATCGATCGACCATTCCCAGTCGGATGGTGTCACCTCTTCCATCGGACCACCGGCACCAATGCCCGCATTGTTGCAGACGATATGCACCTTGCCGAAGCGCTCGACAGTCTTCTTGGCAGCATCCCGCATGGCATCGCGGTCGGACACGTCCAGCAAAACACCATCCACTTGCGTGTTGGTCTTGGACAGAAGTGCGATGGCTTCTCTCAGGGGGCCTTCTTCAATGTCTGCCAGCATGACGTTGGCGCCCCGCGCGCCAAAGCTCTTCGCCATGGCAAGGCCGATACCGCTCGCCCCGCCTGTGATGAATGCGGTTTTGCCAGCCAGATCATTGATAGGCATTACTTATGTTTCCTCGTT from Pyruvatibacter sp. HU-CL02332 encodes:
- a CDS encoding Coq4 family protein; protein product: METVSKSEAPEIKDSAWYQPRAAMHAIRELMQNPEDTAQVFRIIKAMSGPSRAKTFKRFCKTSVGRRVLANRESLADRLNDRDALRAMPEGSLGREYLAFVERENLSADGLADASEEGGRYFHTADQELYSNRTRDMHDLWHVTTGYGRDGLGELSLLAFSYAQLGNIGIAMIIYFGARGGVRESGDKRIWKAIWEGYRHGRRATWWAGEDWEGLLSAPLDNVRKQLGVAKPETYREVFRDHLAAAQQAEAAAA
- a CDS encoding LutB/LldF family L-lactate oxidation iron-sulfur protein, whose amino-acid sequence is MHVTSKDFDEKARAAIADDQLQMGLFVFGKIFPLMRDAKAAELPEFEGLRDSARDIKTNVLENLGTYLDAFEARAEEAGGRIHWARTAEEANSIVERLCEEVGAKDIIKSKSMVTEELELNDHLIDKGYSVVETDLGEYIIQLRNEKPFHIVGPALHLNAGQVSDTFYEAHKKHGRTEKVEDKVKLVEEARIVLRERFKNADVGITGANFLVAETGQIVLVTNEGNADLTATLPKRHIVVTGIEKIVPTLDDLSVFLRILARSATGQDTSNYVSLYSGPRRARDADGPEQFDIVLVDNGRTDMLGTPVEEMLRCIRCGACLNSCPVFSTVGGQTYGSVYSGPMGAVWTPALASVSSAAKLPNASSFCGKCEEVCPVRIPLPSMMRHWREKEFEAHLTPSGQRWGLGMWAWLGKHPSLYRAATNLAGIGLRLISKGRSGKRLATWLPFIGQGWTQSRDLAVPQEPTFLSQYKEGRRR
- a CDS encoding lactate utilization protein is translated as MSDARNAIFAKIKAADAKRGNASPAAAKARLETPPPQLVPAMGKPAAADALDLFIAKAIELGCTVADCPSFDDVPAKVTAYLNEQDSPLQVMLPMDEDLSSLNWLQAGLTVSAETSRQALDGNTSVTRAIAGVAETGAVAVTSGAKYPVSLGLLPDRHIFVLKVDEITGGYEDVWRLARNAKDNQGVARAVNLIGGPSRTGDIEATLVMGAHGPRTVHIVLIGPTS
- a CDS encoding class I SAM-dependent methyltransferase; the protein is MRRPKFIARQAGNPRGWLGRFIFRIMARETADANVEALSLLTIDAGDHVIDIGCGHGAHLSAIVEKSDAGLVVGCDHSAEGLGVAGGFNGPAIATGKVRLELAPADMLPFDDGAFDKALSIHTIYFWENAAACFSEIARVLRPGGTFILGFRAGEDPEFRDNFPGSVYTFRHSEEVLAMLLGCGLQVTRVHRAETGDPNIVWAVTERIGTVREAGEAAA
- a CDS encoding SDR family NAD(P)-dependent oxidoreductase, giving the protein MPINDLAGKTAFITGGASGIGLAMAKSFGARGANVMLADIEEGPLREAIALLSKTNTQVDGVLLDVSDRDAMRDAAKKTVERFGKVHIVCNNAGIGAGGPMEEVTPSDWEWSIDVNLKGVVWGIEAFVPLIKEHGEGGHVVNTASMAGIVPIPGFGPYTATKYAVVGMSEDLSMELEPFGIGVSVLCPGFVATQIGNSRRTRSAKYGEEGEPDQDAIAQAGDAVAAGIPAEAVGERVVECILENRLYAFTHPEFKESAGARFERMADDFDSVANSEAIKNVDPEIKERQLAASAAIQESLN